A stretch of DNA from Henriciella sp. AS95:
GCTGAGAGCGAGGGTGAGGGCGCGGCCAATACCTCCGCTAGCACCGATGATGACTGCTGACATGGAGAATGAGGTAGTGTTTCAGAGAAATTGGCAAGGCTTTGCCGCTCTATCCATCGCGAATGGTACCTCTGGCCGGACTCGAACCGGCACTCTGTTGCCAGAAACGGATTTTGAATCCGTCGCGTCTACCGATTCCGCCACAGAGGCACTCGGATGGAAGGCATGCTCCTGCCTCAAGAGGAAAGATGCGTCAATCGTCTCGACCACCACACAAAAGCGCGATACCCGATTTTCATGACCGAACAGATCACTCCGCACACCTTTTTGCAGTCGATTGAGCGCATGGCCGACGAGGCGACGGAGGAGGGATTTTCCCTGCGCCAGATCTTTGACCGGCTCGACGAGCGCGCATTTGGCGCGGCGCTGTTCATTCTGGCATTGCCCTGCTGCATCCCTTTTCTCTACGGCGTCCCACAGGTCGTCTCACTGCCAATGATGGCGCTTGCCGCCCAAATGGTGGCGGGCCGGGAAGAGCCGTGGCTGCCGGAGAAATTCGCGAAGCGGATGATCGACAAAAAGGGACTCACGCGGACAGCCAAAGGGGGACGTAAGTGGTTTGGCTGGCTGGAGAAAATCGCCAGGCCGCGGTTCACTTTCCTGATGGGCAATCGTGGTGAGCGAATTATCGGACTTTTCCTGGTCTTCTTTTGCGCGTCCATTCTAGTGCCGTTGCCGTCGACCAATACAGTTCCCGGAATCGGCGTTGCAATTGTTGCATTCGGTCTGATGGCCCGCGATGGAATCCTCGTGATCCTGGGGTCGATTATCGGAACGGCCTGGATCGCGACGTTGATCATCCTCGTCGCTCTCGGCATCAAGACTGTCACAGGTTCATGACGAGGCGCGCTTGAACGCCGCATTGCGCCATGCTCTCGCCTTGGTCATTGTCCAGCTAATCAAACGACCAAGATTTGGACATTAGGGACGAATGACCGCATTTCTGGCACCGGTTTTCAGAACGTGGCGCTGGCCGTTGATCGCGCTGTTGGCTTCGCTTGCCATGCTGGCTTCTGCCCATGCGTTCGAGCGTCTTGCCTATTTTCTCCCCTGCCAGCTTTGCCTGCGCCAGAGAGAGGTGTACTGGGCGGCCGCAGCAATGGCGGTCACCGGACTGGTTCTCTGGAACTTTCGCCAGAACCGACGCTTCCTGGTTGCCTTCAATGTCATGCTTGCGCTGGTTTTCCTGACAGGAGCCGTTGTCGCGGTTTACCATTCGGGCGTTGAATGGCGCTGGTGGCCCGCCCCGACAGGGTGCGTGGATGGGCCTGTCGATGTGATGAGTATTGATATGGGCGGCCTTGATGAGCGCACGGCCACGGCGTCGTGTCTCGATGCGCCGTTCCGCATTCTGGGTCTGTCCATGGCCGGCTGGAATGCGCTCGCTTCGATCGTGCTGGCCGCGTTCAGTTTTATAGCTGCAACCAAGGCGCTTCCAAAGGATCTCGCCTAAAGCCCGAAACTTGGAACAGCCCAGGCGAAAACCAGACTGCCCGCTGCCGCCACAGTCGCGCCGAGCCGCATCGGCTTGAACCAGGCTGGCACCCTGGTCGACGTCCAGTCCCAGGCCAGCTGGATCACGAAGAGGGCGGCGAGCGCCAGATACCAGTTCGGGTTTGGCAGCAGGATAATGGCGAATGGCAGGATGACCCAGCCAAGCAGGGCCGGCATGACGGACAGGATGAGCGTCGAGGACCGCGACCTGTCGGACGTCAGTGACATCCCCCACCTGATCCCGCCGAGAAAGCTGAGGATGACGGCAGCATAGGTCTGAAGCCACAATCCAGCCGTCGCATTGGTAGGGGCTTCAAGTGTCGCCGTGGCGACCGAGAAACCGAGAAACGGTAGAGCGCCAGCGGCGGTCAGAATGAGCGCGGTGCGGCGAAAGGCGGAGCTATGATCAATCATGCAGGCCAATATGGGGCCGACGATGCAGCGGTCCAGCGATTTGCTCTAATTCGTGAACAACTCGTTGTCGGATTGTGTGAAATTGAAACTATGCATTCATGCCGTGTAAATCACGATTGTTTACAACTCTGTCATGCCTCGTCGCCTGATTGCCCTCCTTATTTCCGGCATTTCCATCGTGTTCGCCTTTGGCGCGCTGACGGCGATCCGCTGGCCGAGCATCATGATGTTTCTGGGCCTGTTCTTTCATCCCGACCCGTCGCTGGGTCTCAGCAATATTAACTGGCGGGAACTCGGCTTTGCTTATGGCGCGCCATACTTCCTGGCAGCGCTTTGTTTCTACGCCTCATCGATCTGTGTCGCATCGCGGCGCAAGGGATCGATCATCTGGTACATCATGGGCTGTGTGTCGGCGACACCAAGCTTCTATCTGGTTGATTTCGAGCAGGGCTGGTGGCGCAACCCCAGTGGCCCGGAGGGCATGGTCGCGGGTGGGGCTGTGATGATCATCCTGCTTGGCATTGCAGTGGCGCTCCTGCGGAGACGACGTGTCGGCGAAGTGGTGAGCGAAGACGGTGAAGAAGATGGCAGCGTACAGCTCAGCAAGGAGCAGTTCGAGGCGTTAATCGCCAGATCAGAGGCGCGCTCGGCGCCCGCTGAAGAGACAGTACGCCCGGTTCGCCGCCGGGGCCCCGTTCCGGCCGCGATTGCTCGCCAGCGCGCGCATTTTGCTGCCGAAGGCCGCCGCATGAAGGCACGGCGTGGACGCTGAAACCCTACCAGGTTCGTGTCAACTTTGACGACCTTGTTCAGAAAGTTTTGAGGACATGTGGCTAGCGTTCGAGGCAGTCTCGGCGAGAGGGAGCCAACCAAGATGAGATTCCGACAGTTTTGCGGCTTCTGCCTCGGCCTCCTCGGTACATGGTTCATGTGGCAAGTCGGCGTTGGCTTGGCTCACTTCATCCACTCCACCTACAATGTGACGATTCCGGGCGCGATAATGGAGCCCAGCGTGACCATGCGTATCATGTCGGCGCTGGCGGCCTTTCTTGCCGGTCTTGCAGCCCTCACTGAACGAAAGGGCGGGGCCTGGCTCGCTGGGCTTTCAACCTTCATGTTCGCCTGCGTCGCCTTTGGTGTGATCCAGGGACGCCACGACATTTCCGTCTGGCGCGACGATTACCTGTATCTCTCCATCCTCACCATTCTTTTCCTCGCCCTGGTGGTTCTGCGCCGCGAGGCCGAACATGATGACGAGGTCGTCTACGATACGGCTGAGCCCGTCTCATAGCACCCCTTGCCGGTTTGCCCGGCTTGCCATACCTCACGACTGGCAATTGCAGGACCCCATGATGAGACAGGGGAGGGTGTGCCATGCTGATCAGGCGTCTCGCTGGATTTGTCGGAATCGTTGTCGCGACCTGGATGCTCTGGGAAACTATCAATCCGGTGATGCGGCAGATCTCGTTTGGATCTGACTTCGTGACGGAACTGCTCAATCCACCGACCACGCTTCTTCGTTTCATTTCAACGCCGCTCATGATTGTTGGGGGTATTCTGGCCGTGCTGAGCGTGCGCGGCGGTGCATACGTGTTCACGGCCGGCGCGCTGGTCTTCGCTGTCCTGACAGGCGCTCTGGTCGGGTACGGCTCCGATTACACCCTCTGGCGCGATGAGGCGGTGCTCGCCCCTTTCCTGATGGTGATCAGCGGCGTGCTGCTTCTGACCCACAGGAATTGACGACAAAGCCGCATTGATTTCGACAGATCAGTGCTTAGGTTCGCGACGAGTCAATCACTTGCGATCCTACAAGGCAGACATTCCATGGCAGACACATATGACGTCGTCATCATCGGCGGTGGCCCCGGCGGCTATAATTGCGCGATCCGCGCGGGCCAGCTTGGCCTCAAGACGGCGATCATCGAGAAGCGCGGCAAGCTGGGCGGGACCTGCCTGAACGTCGGTTGTATCCCTTCAAAAGCTCTGCTGCATGCGTCCGAGCTGTTCGATGCCGCCAAGAACCAGTTCGCAGGCCTTGGCATCAAGACAGGCAAGGTAGAGCTCGATCTGAAATCCATGATGGGCCAGAAGGATGATGCCGTCGAAGGCCTCACCCAGGGCGTCGAATTCCTGATGAAGAAAAACAAGGTCGACTACATCAAGGGCTTCGGCAAGATCACCGGCCCCGGCAAGGTCGACGTCGACGGCAAGACGCTGACCACAAAGAACATCGTCATCGCAACTGGCTCCGAGCCTTCGACGCTGCCCAACATCGAAATCGATGAAGAGCGCGTCGTGACCAATACCGGCGCCATCGCGTTGAAAGAGGTACCGAAGAAGCTGATCCTCATCGGGGCGGGCGTGATCGGTCTTGAGCTTGGTTCTGTCTGGTCGCGCCTCGGCTCAGATGTGACCGTTGTCGAATATCTCGACCGGATCATGCCGGGCGCTGACAATGAGATCGCCAAGGAAGCCCAGCGCGTCTTCAAGAAACAGGGCCTCGACTTCCGTCTCGGCATGAAGGTGACCGGCGTCGAAAAGATGAAATCCAAACTCAAGCTCTTCATGGAGCCGGCCAAGGGCGGCGATGAGGAAGTGCTTGATGCTGATGCTGTCATTGTTGCCGTCGGACGCCGTCCATACACTGAAGGCCTCGGCCTCGAAGCGGTTGGCGGGAAGACCGACAAGCGCGGGGTGATCGAGGTCACCGACCACTTCAAGGTGGCAGATGGTGTCTGGGCTGTTGGCGATTGTATCCCCGGCCCGATGCTTGCCCACAAGGCTGAGGATGATGGTGCGGCCGTCGCTGAGCTGATCGCCGGTAAGGCGGGCCATGTCGATTACAATCTCGTGCCTAGCGTCGTTTACACGAATCCGGAGATCGCTTGGGTCGGCAAGACCGAGGAGCAACTCAAGGAAGCGGGCATCGAGTACAAGAAGGGCAAATTCCCCTTCCAGGCCAATTCCCGCGCGCGCACCAATCATGAGACGACAGGCTTCGTGAAAGTCCTCGCAGACGCGAAGACCGATCGCATCCTCGGTGCCCACATGATGGGCGTCGGCGTTGGCGAGATGATCCACGAAATCTGCGTTGCCATGGAATTTGGCGCGGCATCGGAAGATGTGGCCCGCACCTGCCATGCGCACCCGACCATGTCAGAAGCCGTCCGCCAGGCCGCCATGGGCGTCGAAGGCTGGACGATGCAGATGTAGGCAGCGCCGGGTTCTGTCACAGCACTCGGCCGCTTCATCCTGAGCCTGTCGAAGGATGAAGCGGCCAGATGCAGCACGCGAACAGTATTCCAATCCCATTGCGAACAAAAAAAGCCGGACGGTTTCCCGCCCGGCCTGAAATGCTCGAAAGAGACCCGCCTTAGCTGGCTTTCTCTTCTTCAGCAGCCTCTTCGGCCGGTGCTTCTTCAGCTTCGGCTTCAGCAGGCGCTTCTTCTTCGGCTGGAGCGTTTTTGGCTTCTTCAGCGGCTTTCTTGGCTTCGGCTTCAGCTTCCTTGCGGGCAGCTTCTTTTTCAGCCTTCTCCTCGATGCGTTCTTTCGCCTTCGTGCCTGGCTCACCCTTGTTCGGGTTGTTGCCATGCTCCCAGGCGACCACTGGCTTGCCGTCAACTTCCATCTGGCTCAGGAAGCGAGCGACGCGGTCGGTCGGCTTGGCGCCTTTGGCGACCCATTCAGCGGCTTTCTCGGCGTCGATCTTGATGCGCTCTTCGCTGTCTTTCGGCTGGCGAGGGTCGTAGGTGCCGATCTTCTCGATGTAACGGCCGTCGCGCGGGGCGCGGCTGTCAGCAACGACAACGCGGTAGAAGGGGCGTTTCTTGGACCCGCCTCGGGCGAGTCTGATTTTCAGGGCCATGGTGTATCTCCTTAAGTGTCTTATGGCGTCTCTGGTTTAGTGTTTGCTCGTGGCTGATCGCTGGTATGCGCCAGCGGCCACTGCGCCTTCGCCTTGCTTGTGAGGAGCAAGACTGGGGCGTAATCCTTTGCCGCCGGTCCCTGCGAAGGCAGGGACCCATGGTGCGACCTCAGCGGC
This window harbors:
- a CDS encoding exopolysaccharide biosynthesis protein, yielding MLLPQEERCVNRLDHHTKARYPIFMTEQITPHTFLQSIERMADEATEEGFSLRQIFDRLDERAFGAALFILALPCCIPFLYGVPQVVSLPMMALAAQMVAGREEPWLPEKFAKRMIDKKGLTRTAKGGRKWFGWLEKIARPRFTFLMGNRGERIIGLFLVFFCASILVPLPSTNTVPGIGVAIVAFGLMARDGILVILGSIIGTAWIATLIILVALGIKTVTGS
- a CDS encoding disulfide bond formation protein B: MTAFLAPVFRTWRWPLIALLASLAMLASAHAFERLAYFLPCQLCLRQREVYWAAAAMAVTGLVLWNFRQNRRFLVAFNVMLALVFLTGAVVAVYHSGVEWRWWPAPTGCVDGPVDVMSIDMGGLDERTATASCLDAPFRILGLSMAGWNALASIVLAAFSFIAATKALPKDLA
- a CDS encoding DUF3429 domain-containing protein, with amino-acid sequence MIDHSSAFRRTALILTAAGALPFLGFSVATATLEAPTNATAGLWLQTYAAVILSFLGGIRWGMSLTSDRSRSSTLILSVMPALLGWVILPFAIILLPNPNWYLALAALFVIQLAWDWTSTRVPAWFKPMRLGATVAAAGSLVFAWAVPSFGL
- the lpdA gene encoding dihydrolipoyl dehydrogenase, with the translated sequence MADTYDVVIIGGGPGGYNCAIRAGQLGLKTAIIEKRGKLGGTCLNVGCIPSKALLHASELFDAAKNQFAGLGIKTGKVELDLKSMMGQKDDAVEGLTQGVEFLMKKNKVDYIKGFGKITGPGKVDVDGKTLTTKNIVIATGSEPSTLPNIEIDEERVVTNTGAIALKEVPKKLILIGAGVIGLELGSVWSRLGSDVTVVEYLDRIMPGADNEIAKEAQRVFKKQGLDFRLGMKVTGVEKMKSKLKLFMEPAKGGDEEVLDADAVIVAVGRRPYTEGLGLEAVGGKTDKRGVIEVTDHFKVADGVWAVGDCIPGPMLAHKAEDDGAAVAELIAGKAGHVDYNLVPSVVYTNPEIAWVGKTEEQLKEAGIEYKKGKFPFQANSRARTNHETTGFVKVLADAKTDRILGAHMMGVGVGEMIHEICVAMEFGAASEDVARTCHAHPTMSEAVRQAAMGVEGWTMQM
- the rpsP gene encoding 30S ribosomal protein S16; the protein is MALKIRLARGGSKKRPFYRVVVADSRAPRDGRYIEKIGTYDPRQPKDSEERIKIDAEKAAEWVAKGAKPTDRVARFLSQMEVDGKPVVAWEHGNNPNKGEPGTKAKERIEEKAEKEAARKEAEAEAKKAAEEAKNAPAEEEAPAEAEAEEAPAEEAAEEEKAS